The Triticum aestivum cultivar Chinese Spring chromosome 5A, IWGSC CS RefSeq v2.1, whole genome shotgun sequence genomic sequence TGTAAATGCGCAGGCTGATGCCACACTTGCTTCACAGAAGATGACTGCAGAGGTGAGTGTGTCTGTTAACAAATCATAAATTGTGGGTATACCAAATGTCTAATCAGTGTTAAATATTATTGCCATATTCTTTTCTCCTTGTCAAACATCCAGAAATAGAAGTTGGTGATATTCATGTCTATATATGATAATAGCTCAAGACTTTAAATTTTACCTCATATAATGCCACTTATATTTAGTGTGTAAAAAACAACCAAGTCTGAACAGCTGGCTTACGAAACTTTATGGCAACACACTTACAGTTCTCTTATAGCAGGAGTTGATTCCATGTAAATATTAGTGTAACTCCCATGCATTTTTCATGCAATAGCTTATAACGTAGTGCATAATCTGCATTTTTTTACTGGGATCAGCTTTCACGCTAAAGGTAACCGGTCTATTTATGTGTAATTGTAAATAAAATTCAATCATGCTACCAGATCTTATTCAGCTGAAAAATAGTCCGCGTACCAAATATGTAGGATAGTGACACGATAAAAGAAAGAACTGACAGAGCTTTTAAAATCCTTTCTGTATGTTGGAGCCATAAAGAAAAAAAGTATTAATATATTTAAACTTCTCAAGGTGTTCTCCCTCTGTTTCTTGCAATGATAAGGAATCCTTTTGAATACAAATACAATGGTATCAATTTTGTGTAACAAAACCTACTTGCTACTGGATTAATTGTTGGCCAAAGCATAGATTTGGACAGTCAAAATGCACACTATATTTCAAAACAGATGGAATATCATATCTAATGCTGAAATTACGATGATTTAAGAATTGAAGTTTGAACTGTGCATTCATACATGAACTAGTAGAATTCTGTGAACTTTATTATCTTAGTGCTTAACTGAAGTCGCGAAATAGATATCCTAATAAAACCTACATTTAGAAATAAGGAAAGGATTCATTTTGGCCAGATGACTTTAGCAGTCAAATGTTGCCATTTCTGCTACTACTTTTTTTTGTTTGTTCCTTTGCTGACATTTCTACTTTTCTTTTACCAGAAAGACCTATGTGATGCATGGATTACTACCCTAAGCATGCGCAAATCTGTTGCTCTTAAAAGGTTACAGCTACAATTATTCCGAAACAATTGGAAACTCATGACGGTTCTAAAGGGACAGGTAAGAACTTCTTAAATTTTGGTACCCATGATATTTTCGCATTATTTTGAAATATGCGGTGTATTTTCCTGCCGGGCATAGTTAGCAAGAGACTATTTTGCCAACAGGACAAGAAGTGCATGAAAGAACTGTAGGGTCAACTAGCTGTAAACTTGATAATTTGAATACTGAATTACTGATTTGAATGATTTCCAGTCTTTGCAGTTTGTACAATTGATCCACTAATATGTTTTTTTCGTTCGTATAGTGATTGGGATAATTAATAGCAAACTGAGCCATTTTGTTACTTATTTCCTCTATTAAGTAAATCGCACACGGTCCTTTCTTATGCATAACTATGAAGTTGAGATGGGAACAAGATCAGTATGTAACTTCTGCAGTGGGATATTAGATAAATATACAGAACTCATAACTGCTTAACAATCATCCATATTAGCTTTGACTTAATAAAGTGATAGAGGTATCAATTAGTTAGGTCAGCACAGCCATCAGGTCATTTTATATACTAGAACAATATCCTTTTGCATCGAAGTTCGTTATAAATTTGCATAACTCTGGAAATCTGATTGAATTCAATTGACATAGATGCCATATTTGGAGGAGTGGTCTTCACTAGAGATGGAGTATGCAGATTCAATATCTGGAATTGTGGAAGCTCTAACTGCCACCATTCTGTGCCTTCCTGTCGATGGAGCAAAGGTCGGAATAGCGTGCCATCTTGCTAACTTATTGTCATGTGTATCTCTTATGTTGATTAAATCTCAGACCTTATTTGCTACCTCCTGAGCTGCAGGCCGATATCCAAGATGTAAAAAATGCTGTTGGATCTGCAATTGATATCATGCAAACAATAGGAAGTTCAATATGTTCGTTGCTGGCTAAGGTACTGTTTGCTTCACATTGTCATCTTATTCCTTTTTACCAGTTGCTTGTCTACCACTGCATTTCCTTGCAAGAATGAGCGTAATGCCTACAAAATATACTTGATACATTAAAAGTTTTACAAGTCTTTGATCCGGAATGGATGGTTGGATTGGCTGAGTGTATCAGGTGTCAATTTGTTTGTGTCGATTAGGCTGATTCTGGCCAACCATCTCCCAGATCATATCGTCTTTGATAGCCCTACAAGCTTTGGAATAGTGCAAGATATCTTACTTAACTTTGTCCCTTCTCTGAGGGTCCAGCCGTAGGACTATGCACATTCGCTTTGGCTTGTTTTCTAGTTGAGCTACATGAAGAGGTTTACATATTCATGCCACTTTGCAGCTGCAAGCATCTTATTAACAAACATTAGCACCATTGTACAGTCAATTCTTTCTTGCAGCTTGTATGGTGGTGCATGTAAACACGCTTGAAGGATTTCATATTAACTAGAGTATAGAGATCATAGAACTAGTTCTGATAGTGTTCGGTGCAATATTTGTTATGTGGTGCTTCATAGATTAATAGTTTAATTTGGCTTAattcatgtcatcctgcagctaTCTGGGACAAGTATTTTGGTGTCTGATCTTGCCAGAATCGCCACACAAGAGCGGTCTCTAATGGACCAGTCCAGGGAACTGCTGTCCACACTCGCATCAATGCACGTAAGTAGTACAATCTGCTCGGTTCTGTTTCATTTTATATGCAACGATTATAGAGCACTTCTAATCTGTACCTCTCAACTATGATAAAAACAGGTCAAGTACTGTAGCCTGCAAGGGCAGCGAGTACAGACAACTCACAGGAGGCTCAAGCACTCGTAGCTGACACTAGGCTTAACTCACTAACCGAAGAGCCTACGCAGGTGGAGCTGCTATATCTGATGGCTTGCTCGGGTTGCCCGCTGAGCGGTATGACTTTCGAGGAAGTTACCTCGGTCGGTCGATGATCGATGCGGTCTATGAAGTTCCGGTGCTCTTGTCATGGTGGTGGTTGGCTAGGTTCTGATTGGCTAAGTTGAATATGCAGTGGTGCAGAACAAATGTAGGGGCCAACATGTATATATAGTTGTAGTTCCTTTCTTTCTTTTGTTGGTCTTATTAGATGAGCAATTAGGTCTAATAGTAGCTAGTTTTAGATTGGTTTCCTGTTTATCAGATGACCGTCCGCGCCATGGCAAATGCAATATAATCCTCCACTGGTACTCAGTTCTCTTGTATAGTACGGAGTACCATGTTTGCTTCGTAGCCGAATCTTGTTTTTTTTTAACAGGAGGCAAACGATTTGCCTCATTCATCAGTTAAGAAGAGGAATGGAGTGCTACAACACCCCGAGCAACAAAGATTCACTACTCTTGCGACATCATTTGACCCAATTTTTAGCACCCACGGTGAACCATAGCTTGACTTCTTGACACTGGCGAGGAGGACGCGGCGGAGCACTCTTTTGATGGAATTTTGATGGAACACGCGTGCATTCCTCTCGTTTCACTCTTCTGATGGAACACGCGTGCATTCCTCTCGTTTCTTGTTTCAAACGGTCCAGGCAACGAGAATGGTGAGTGAGGTCATCACCTTCCTATTGGGGACTCATTTGTCTGAAAGGTCCACCCACCAATCTTTGATGGATCTCAAGAGGTACCATGAgtaagtatcaacattcacaagtTGGAGACAGTCTTTGAGCAATCTTGCGCTGTAATGTGAAACAGCATGCaaataagtctagtacaacaatagttcaaattcACGAGAAATAGTTCAAATTCAACAACATTAACCGGATGCTCAACAAGTTTTTCATGAACAAGCCATGTTGTCCCACACATACTGCCCCTTGAGCTTTATCCAACAACGTATGTGCATAAATGGTCTACCCTCTAACCTGTGGTACATCATGGTAGCGAGTACATGCTACACATTGAGTAgagcaacattgagtgaatgaatgaaTCAATTAACAAGttgagcaagaagaagcaaaacttacgatctccACGTCTGCCGCGCACAATGGCCACATTGCCTCTAGCTGATCAACTGCTTTACAAAACTTGACAACGATGGTCTGGATGGTGTACCATCGATACGCTAACGACTTCACATTGCGTTCATGGATGATGTGCATGTCGTAGGGCGCAATGTGCTTTCTCGTGCAATGAATCATGCACGCGCTGCTAGAAGAGCCCCCCTTCTTCTGCATACGAAAAATCTGCGGATATTGCCAACCACACATCGTACAACAACTCATCCTTCATGCTCGAGTACCCTAccatccttcgtactctaaaaAACAACATGAAgtttgaaaataagctcaatggcatgTGACCGAACATCTGACAAGCGTGGTATCCACCATGTCAGTCGTCAAGGGGCGAAGGGCACCTGGCTGCAGACGGATTCTGGGTGGACGACCGCATGGGTGGTGGTTACGGACGTCTGGCAATTTCTGGATGGCGACCGGAGAGgtacaacggcggcggcggagggtgcGGATGCAAAGCAAAGGGGAGCAGGGACGAAGTAAGAGAATGAGACCAGGAGGGGGATTCAAATGAGCCCAAGGTGTCGGAGTCCGACGCGATTGTTGTTCGCACTCccacaaagcccccccccccccccccccccagtttgcTTCCAATTTGCAAAAAAGAAACACGTCATCGACACAGGACCACATTAGATGGCAAAACACGTCGAGATGGAAGTAGGCGGTTTAAGGTCCGCTTTGGAGATGCCCCCTACCATGTTTATGACCAAGATGAGCTGCAACAAAATGGGACGATGCACACAGTGCTAATCAGGTGTGCCAAACACCTGCCCTGaaggccagagagagagagagagatgggcaaCATTTATGTCCCGGAGCGGCATAAATGCAGCACTCGAGCGCGTGATTGCGCTCACGGGCAGGAGTGAGGGGAAGGCTGGGGACAGCGCCTGCCGTGCCCACCTGAGAAGATTTCTCCCCTGGCATCCCATGCCGTTGGGTCGGCCACGCAGGCAGCACGCACGGTCACATCAGCGGCTGGCAGCGGAAGCTTCGCCGGCGCCAGGGAGGGACCGTGACGAGTGCCGTGCCGGCCCAAGGACGGCGTCAGTCGATGCAGcagagaggagaggaggggagcaCGGCACGACCGACACCAACGGAAGGAGCTTTGCTATAGCTATCACCACCGCCACCGGCCAGGGGTGGAAAATCCTTGTGATTTGGGGTTAGCTGGCGTGTCTTGCTCAGGCTACAACGTCTCCCTCGCTCTCTTGTCTCCTCCGCACCTGCACGTGAGTGATCTGGAACTAGTGGCTCCTCCTGGTGTTGAAGTTTAGGGTCATTATATCAGGAGCGGGGAGCAAAAGGTGCATGGTTTCTAATACCAAATGGGAAATTAAATGGCAAGCATGAGGAAGCCTTTTTGGCTCACAAGGTTCTAAAACCACAGAAATGTAGTATGCTACAAAGCAGAGGACCGGAAAACACAGAAATACAGTCCTAAAAACATGTAAGCAAAGATTTTTCATATCCACTTCTACAAAGTTGGCAACAAACAATTTTTCATATCCCAGTATGCCCATCCTCCATACAACAACATACATAAGGAAAACCAGCCCTAAAAAAATACTATTGCTTAATAAaacactccctctgtaaagaaatgtaagagtgtttagatcactagtgatctaaaaacgctcttatatttctttacggagagtAGATGAGAGGATCAGGAGTCAGGGAGAAGACTGCATTACTTCTGCCTTATTTGTTTTCCTTCTTGTGAATGCAATCATCTGGGCTTGGGCGCTGCCAGTTCTAACATACTGGCAAGTTTGCTCATCAGTTTTCGCATTTCCCTCTATTTTAGTATCTGGGGCATCCGCATTTTCATGCCAAGAAGCCGCCACTTTCCTCCTTTTACTAGATAGTTTATACTCATCAGGATACCCATCACCGGTAGACGTCTCCTTTTCAAGTGTATCGGTTGCTTCGACAGTGAATGAACTAGAACGGTTCTCTCCAACGCTAGTGATATGCACAGCACTTTTATGCAAGACTGCAGGGCCCAAAGCGTTGTTCCCAATTTGGTCATCAACATCCGCTTGCAAGATAAGGTTTTGCGCTGCATCAACAACATGGTCCTCACCGCACCCTGgcactgcagcagcagcagcaggttcttccTGTTCAGAACCTGATGGAGGTCCAGCATCTTCTTGCATTGAACTTGGCTTATCCTCAGAAGCATTCAAGTTCTCTCCAAGTCCAGTGGCATTGAAAGGTCCACCAATCGCCCCCTGACCTGTACTATTGCCTGTTCTCATGCCCACAACGTCATCAACTATATCATCCTTCCCAGATGCACTAGTGACCTTTTGCAGTTGATCATCATGTGAAGGTACGCCCAATATCTTGTAAGATTCTGGACCATCCGATGATTTGCTCACAGTTTCCTGACCTGCAACGCTGTCAGGATCAACATGAGTGGCGTCCATGCAATTGTCTTTCCTGAATGCACGAACAATCTCCTCATCTGCACTGTTAATCACAGGTGCATGAACACACTCCTGTGGTTCATGATCAACCTTCTTGCGGATCCTATTGTTATCCATAGGCTCAACATCCTCCTGCGCGTCCACAGTCTCAATGAGAACATAGGAAGTTAGCGGATGGCCTTCTCCATTCTTCATTTCTGCATCTGAAGTCTCCTCCAGCGTAACATCCTTAGGAGACGTATTCATAATCTCAGTCACAGCATCCTCTACCGGTGTGCTCATTATGTCCCGCAGATTGACTTCTGTCGTGGACGCAGAAAGAGGATCTTCTTTCTGATGATGATGCACATCCTCGCTCCAGTTGCTAGTGTCATCTCGTGTAGGACAAGGCCCTACAGCTGTTCCTCCTGCAGGTTGAATTTCCCTCGTTTGGTCCAATTGTAGCATGGAATTTCGCTCCATGCAATCACCAGTGACTTGTTCCAGCTTTGTAACAGTAGCTTGAGCAAAATCCACAGAAGCTGAACAGGTCGTCGCTGATTCAACACTCCCGTTTCTCATTTCAGTTGGAACAACAATTTGCATAACCTGCAGCAGAGTTGAGGGCAGAACCATATGTTGATTCGTGTAGTTTAAGCAGCCTGTTTCATCAGCACATGCTGTGGTAGCAAACTGTGATTTCTCCATTTCAGAAGTAATATACATATCGATATCGTTAAGTGATTCTTTGACCCTCTCCCCGTCGATTTCACCTGATAACAACGCTCTAATTCGCCCCTGCACCGTACTTACCAGATCAACCTGTTCATGGTCAAATACACATGTCAAAGACATATAATACAGACAGGAAGATGACAAATATCATTCTAAAATTCTTACCAGAGCTTTCTCGCTGTGCCCAGATAACTGATACGATATAAACGGACACTCTACTGGAGTGGAGATCCATCGACGCGTGATCTGCCAGTACCACTCTAAGTAACAATtccttgcatgagtaggatctgaatTCACGGCATTGTGCAGGCCAGCGACTGAATGGAGCCTGTTATCCCATTGCTTAATGTACTTCTCATGGTAGGTAGACCAATCCTCATCTGTTTTTCCCTGCATTGTAACACGCTCAACTGCCTCAACTGGGTCTGGAATGTGCTGCATCATTCCGAATTGTAGTAAGACACGATCAGGCACATGCATTTCCACTATTTGGAAGCAGATTAATGGAGTTCTTGATTGCCAAACTGCAGATCCAAGTGTGCATAGCGCAGGCAGGCCATCGATCAGACTTGGTTTGTACGGGTCCCATGTTATCTAGAGAAAATGCAAAGATGAGCTGTAGCACTGTGCTGCTTATAGTGTGCACGTGGATAAGATGTACTATTTTGCAGTTATGAGAAGTCCTACATTCATACCTGACAATCTGTTATAGTATCAAGCCCATGCCTGTAAAATTCCTGGTCTATGGATCGGACATTTTCACGGTTCTTGAAGGGTACGTCCCATCTGATTATAAAATGATGTTCATTTCCAGGAATAAAATAAAGCAAAACAAAAGGAATGACATACAACACAAACCTGCATCCAAGGGGCTGATCGCCGTTTAGAGATTTATTCTCCAGTCTTTCAGGACGGCCTATCTGGATATGCTCCCATGCCCATATCTGCAATGTGTATTGATTTGCCATTAGTTGCTGTACTAAGAAAAGGTACTGCATGGCTGGGGAAATATACCACTCCTCTGATCCGAAATAATTGTCGCAAGCTGTACACGACTTTGTACTATCGCAGCAGTTCCTCCACGAAAATTAAAGCGGACCGGAGGTAGTACCTGAAGAAGAGTGAGAAAAGCACAACAGTTAGCCTTGCCCTTCATGCTAGCCTTTCCAAGTTCTCTGTAGAGGTGAGCAAGAACAGCAGCCCCCCAAGCCATCTCCCCTGAGGCATCAAAATCACGAAGCAGTGCCAAGTATCTTAAGTGCACTCGAGTCCCACTCGGGTCAGGAAATAAACTGCAGCCAATTTGGTACATTATGTAGGCCCGTGTAGCATGCTCTATTTCTGACTGATTAGCTCCCTCTGGCAAGTTACTGAAAGTGTCATACAACCATGCAATGTTGATAGAACCACCTTTTATCTGTGGAGGTTCTTGGCCTAGTAGCTCTAAACACAATTGTTCCCAATGACAGCCTGTTGCGCCAGTCACAGGAGTACCATCTACGCGAAGTCCAGTAAGAATGGCCACATCCTTCAAGAGGACAGCCATCTCTCCAAACCGCAAGTGGAAGGTCTGTGTTTCACGCCGCCACCTTTCGACCAAAGCATTTAACAAAGCATGGTCCAACTGAACCCTCTTCAAGAAACACAGGTGGTAAAATCCAGCTCGCTGCAATATTGCAAGCATTCCCTCATGCTTCACTTCCCATTGGTTAAGTCTTGTGCCATGTTCGATAAACCTAATAGGTTTGTACACCTGCATTTTTAGCCCAAGTGAGCAACAGCAGAAGAGGGTCAATACCTTACTGGAGTATCTTTACAGAAAAACGTAAGGAAAACCTCTAAACTGTTACCTTCCCAACAGATATAGCTTCAGATTTATGAAGCTCCTGCTCTACAAGAACAGATTTATCAACAGGACCAGGATCCAGGTTCTGCTCCATTTACAGCCAGCAGAGAATAGTAGCTGCTGTAATATGCCTAACAAAGAAGGACGGTAATGAGTAATGACCAACACAAGACAGCATATCAGTTCATAAACTGATAAATGCAGTATAGTTTTTTTTGCTAAAATTCCCCTTTTTACCTTCTAAAATGACATGAGTGGCAGTGAATATTCTTCCAGGTTTTATAACCTAAATACCAAAATACACACTCTGGAACCATTTGATTATTATGTTTAGTACTGATTTTACTTCCAGTTCTAGTCCTTtcttctccgtaaagtttcagaaAATTATCCATCATACTAGATTTTTTAATTAAATATTTTTGAATTCCAAAATTGATTTTGAATCAATTTACTTTTATCTTATGCCTCCAATGTggtcggaccctgcgcaagcgggagctacatgcaccgggctgccctttttttttaTGCCTCAAATGTGTCACCCCAGACAACAGCCACGGGAGTGGACCAGTTTTGTTGGAGGCGGGGGTAAAAGAAAATGCAATTCACTCATAGGTAGTCAGGTAcacattttctcaaaaaaaaaaaaggtaGCGAGGTACAATATTACCAGGCACTCCATAGGCAAGAAATGCAAGAGTGACAACATTCGTATGCTGAGTAGATGCTAGGCCAGGTTAGGGGAACACAGATCACCGTGCATCTGAAACACATGCTTAACCATCAAGCTCCGGTGACAAGAACTTTAACGGCCGTGCCAAAGTTCCAAGGATTTCTGAGCACTGGTAGAATCTACACTCTGCATCTCAAGTATACTACACCATCTCAAAAGCTTCCTGGTTTTTGCCCCAGCCTCACAGAAATGGCCGAGACGCACACGGAAATGCAGCAATGCATTGCGCACAGCGTACACAGCTGCATTGCAAGAAAATGGGGGCATTAGAGCTAGGGTTTGACCTGCGCTCGGGAGGCGTTGCGCCGCCGAGGTTCCCGCTAAGCTCCCCAGCCGGCGTCCATGGCAGCTTGCGCGCGCTCGCCAGCGTAAGTCGTAGGGGAGGCGAAGCCGGCGGCGTGTAGCGGGTTGGGGGCGTAGCCGGCGGCGTGTtgccctccggctccggctccggctccgggtaAGGTCGTAAGACTGCCTCGGGCTGGACCGAGAGGCCCACTAACGTACGCAGGCCTCGCGGGCTGGGCTTTCATGGGCTCCCCCGTCCCTGTCCCGTGCCGTGCGGCGCGCTGCTCTCTCACGCTCCGCGTCCGCGGCAGGGTGAGGCGTGAGCAGTCCACATCCTGTCGCGCCGTCAAGTAACTGCTACATGGCCTGGTGCGCCCTGCGCAGCCGCCTCCACCCGCtctccccctcctccgccgccgccgccgccgcgacgccCCACCGGctcctgctctgcctcctctccACCGCGGCCCCGCGGCACtcccacggccaccaccaccgccgccgccactcgcCCACCGCctacgccgcggccgccgccgagtCGCCGCGCCCCATGCCGCCCATCGGCCGCGCCACGCGCCACCCCGCGGGGGCCACCCCCATCGCGCGCGTCTACGCCGACGCCAACTCCCAGCGGCCCAAGGAGTACTGGGACTACGAGGCGCTCGACATCGAGTGGGGGTAAGGAGGCGCGGGAGCCCGTGCGTGACACTCCAGATTTGCTGTTGGCTAGGGTTCGCGCTCTGACGCTGGCTGCCCCTCTGCGGGCGTGCTTTGCTTGCTTGCGTTGCGTGCAGGGAGCAGGATGGGTACGAGGTGCTGCGGAAGGTGGGCAAGGGCAAGTACAGCGAGGTGTTCGAGGGATTACGGACCAGGAGCGAAGAGAGGTGCgtcatcaagatcctcaagcccgtgaggaagaagaaggtatGCCTTCATCTTCATGTCTGCAATGCTGCTGTGTCTGTTGTGTTTCTATTGATAGGTTATTGGATGCTAAATCCGAAGAAGGCCAGAGCGCTACAATCTTTTGTTGGATAGTGCAAACTTAACTTCGTACAAATTGTTTTAGGAGTACATCTTAGCATTGGTCGATGTGATTTGGTAATGATTCAGGAGGTTGTGGAACTATTATGTTATCGTGTGTGTTAGAACAATTTCACATGAAGCAGATATTTGGTTTGGATTTTATCCATGCGAAAACAACAGATGCGATTGAAACGGTGAGAAATTAGAGATGTCAAGTTCTGAGAGCCCCCATGCACCATTTCCCCCATCAGCCTTTAATGGCGTGCCACAGTAGCAAACCTCCTATTCTCCCCTTCCCTCCACTTCCCAATCTCACATCTGGTTTTGGTGAAGGGCTCCTTGTAGGTGAGGGCCCTCTACCCCATCCCCCCTCCCTCCTTCTTACGTGTTCATGGGCCAATGAGCTATTGTGTGCATAGGCTGGATGGGGATGCGTCAACAACCACTGCGTCCGGCGTGAGTCAGCAAGCTAAGTCTGGGGGTTCTCATTGGTCACTGGTGAGCAGCATCAGAAGACAagaaaattgaaattaaaattttAACTGCGAACAAAAGAGTTGTCCTGTAGTAGATCGCTGTTTGCATGTGTCATCTCTATTTCCTTCTTTCATTGTTAAGCCACCTTGGAACCATGTCCTCAGAACTTCTCAGGGTCATCCTTGCAACTGTCCTTGACTCTGTTCTAGGCCTTCGTAAAAGTTTTTGATTACTGTTCAATTTTTAATTTCAGATGCTGTGTTAACCCTAGCAATTGGGTATCgaagaaaaaaaattgaatctGGTTTCGCTCTATTGCCCATCTAATTGCATATTGAATGATCATGCTCTGATCCTTATTCCCATATAGAAGTTTCTTCCCTTGTATCTAACTTGGGAAATAGTGATTACCAATTGCTTGGTTGTTTCTAGGCATACAATCTTATGAGCTAAGAATGTGTTAGCATATGCCCCACTTTAGGACCAAATACAGTTCAATGATGCACCTGTGCTGATGTGTTTGGTTATCT encodes the following:
- the LOC123105123 gene encoding uncharacterized protein, producing the protein MEQNLDPGPVDKSVLVEQELHKSEAISVGKVYKPIRFIEHGTRLNQWEVKHEGMLAILQRAGFYHLCFLKRVQLDHALLNALVERWRRETQTFHLRFGEMAVLLKDVAILTGLRVDGTPVTGATGCHWEQLCLELLGQEPPQIKGGSINIAWLYDTFSNLPEGANQSEIEHATRAYIMYQIGCSLFPDPSGTRVHLRYLALLRDFDASGEMAWGAAVLAHLYRELGKASMKGKANCCAFLTLLQIWAWEHIQIGRPERLENKSLNGDQPLGCRWDVPFKNRENVRSIDQEFYRHGLDTITDCQITWDPYKPSLIDGLPALCTLGSAVWQSRTPLICFQIVEMHVPDRVLLQFGMMQHIPDPVEAVERVTMQGKTDEDWSTYHEKYIKQWDNRLHSVAGLHNAVNSDPTHARNCYLEWYWQITRRWISTPVECPFISYQLSGHSEKALVDLVSTVQGRIRALLSGEIDGERVKESLNDIDMYITSEMEKSQFATTACADETGCLNYTNQHMVLPSTLLQVMQIVVPTEMRNGSVESATTCSASVDFAQATVTKLEQVTGDCMERNSMLQLDQTREIQPAGGTAVGPCPTRDDTSNWSEDVHHHQKEDPLSASTTEVNLRDIMSTPVEDAVTEIMNTSPKDVTLEETSDAEMKNGEGHPLTSYVLIETVDAQEDVEPMDNNRIRKKVDHEPQECVHAPVINSADEEIVRAFRKDNCMDATHVDPDSVAGQETVSKSSDGPESYKILGVPSHDDQLQKVTSASGKDDIVDDVVGMRTGNSTGQGAIGGPFNATGLGENLNASEDKPSSMQEDAGPPSGSEQEEPAAAAAVPGCGEDHVVDAAQNLILQADVDDQIGNNALGPAVLHKSAVHITSVGENRSSSFTVEATDTLEKETSTGDGYPDEYKLSSKRRKVAASWHENADAPDTKIEGNAKTDEQTCQYVRTGSAQAQMIAFTRRKTNKAEVMQSSP